DNA sequence from the Canis aureus isolate CA01 chromosome 12, VMU_Caureus_v.1.0, whole genome shotgun sequence genome:
acaacagccaagacacaGAAATAACCTCAATGTCAATCAACAGCTGAATGggttaaaaatatgatatataaaggaatatttcagtcacaaaaaaaaaaaaaaaagaagaagaaggaaatcctgccacttgtgcatatggatggaccttgggggcattacactaagtgaaataagtcagacagaaaagacaattgctttattatttcacctatatgtggaatcttaaaacaagcaaacaaaaagaaaaaaggcaaactcATAGTAACAGAGAAAAGAATGGGAATAGTTTGGTCAAACTTcaagttataagatgaataagttctaggaATCTATTATACAACATGGTGACTGTTGTTAACTATACCATATCATATACTTGAAAGTGGCTAAGGGGTAGATCTTAAATGCTCTTgccataaaaagataaatatgtacaATTACGTGAGCTGATGGGTATGCTGATTAACCTATTGTGGTCATCTTTTTACAATGTGTATGTATAGCAAACCAttgtgttgtacaccttaaacaatctttttaaattatatctcaatagacCTGGAAAAAAACAGTCTAATAACTCTTGGAAATATTAAGAGATATAGTCACAGCtggatattcttttaaaaaatattctatttttcaaagttaGGAGAAAAATGATTTTAGGCAGAAAACATCTTGTCTGCAATTTAAAAAGTGACTGTGATCCTGAAACCTTGACTTATTCACAATCTTTTCAAATACATTCTCAATCCAGGCTTATTCACTGTTCATCAAGTATTGATACAGATTTCATGTGTAACTGGCTAGGGTCCCAGCACCTGGTCTGAAAGAGTTGAATGAGCTTATCTGCAAGGTTCCCCCCATCCCATTAGAAGCCTGAACCCCTGCACAACTATATTTTTTCTGTCCCATCCTAGGAGGTCAACTATCTTTTCAGGGGCTCCTGTAATTGACCTCAAGCTCCCAAAGTAGAGAACAGCACCCTTAGTTCAGACTGGAATGGTTACCATCACTTCTTTATACCCCTTAATCCATCTCCAGGTTCTCTGAAAGGCTCCTAAATGTAAGTGCAATGCATGAGTGAGGGAGCCTGTTTGTATAGGTGTCTGTGTGTCTTCCACTTTGTCCCAGAGAccctaaattaaaatattattcaaaccTAGGAAAATCCTGTCTTTTAATATTAACATCATTTGTGTAACAGTTGTCaaaaaaaacaatatagattTGCATAATGACACATTTGAGAAAATGTGTCATCATTTGCTACCACTTGCCCTTCATGCGCTAGACAATTATTTCAGTTTAATCTACCCTAGAAGTTTCCACtggtcctcttctttttttttttttaacttggttgTGAAATTGTTAACCGACCAGGAAATTTCTCAGCTATCTACTTCTGCTTTTAAAGAGTATAAAAGTTAGGTAGAAATTGGCAAACAGCATAGCTCGTCGAGGTACAGTGGTCTACTCCAGGATTCTGTTCTCTCCAGCCAGTCTTCACTATTCAGGTACAACTTGAACTAACTCTTCTTTATGACTGGGTTCCAGTcaagtctctctgtctctgtctgtctctttctccctctctcccttcctctctgcctgaGATTATGGCTATGATTTGTGAAAATTTCTGGGAACGAGTATTGCTTATGTAGCAGCTTGACAACTGAGAAATCAGTGTCAAAGCCTCTGCTCCAGATCTTACAAATATACTCTTGGTTTGGGTTTGGTTTAGCAAATGTTTCCTCTGCACCCAAAGGAAGGTTCTTTcatgcattcactcattcatttaaagATTGTTTCTTTACATGCCTGCCATGTACCAGGTGCTAAGGGAAACTCACATATGAAGGCAGCCCTGGGGGAGACTGGCCTGGCAGgaatcatttattttctcctctttacGCAGGTTTCTAAAGCAGCCATGGCAGCAGTACCCGAACTCACCAGTGAAATGATGGCTTACTCCAGGTCAGTGAGGTGATTGAGATTAGCCATATGAGTAGAGCTCCTCTTTCAAGAGTGGGGTGTTATCTGTGCTTGGAGACCAGATCTGTTCTCCAAACTTCCTCTTCCAGTGGCAAGCAGGGCTCTAGGTTAACATGGTTTAAAGACTGATTTCCCACTGCAAGTCTAGCCTTTCTTTGGACCCATAGGCTATCTACATGTTGTTGCTGCAAGGGTCCCTGCAAATGGCAAATAGGAAAAAGAGATTACAAGTGAACAATACAGGCAACCTTTTGGCAAAGTTTGgcttgagagagaagaaaagctcAGATGTTAAGTGGATGAAGGATAGGTCTCAGGATCCAACAGGTAGTATCTAGGATATCTGCCCTGCCTCCTACGCCATTCCATGCATATCACCATAAAACTTGCCAGCAGCTTTTAGCAACTTTAAGGGACATACTATTTGTAGTTTCCTATTAACAGTGAAGACGGTTTggggggaaggaaaaagaacttGTCTGAGAGACATACTTGAACAATCTCTCTGGTTTTATTACAGTAACAATGAGAATGACCTATTCTTTGAAGCTGATGGCCCTGGAAATGTGAAGGTGAGACCATGGGCTTAGCTCACAACACCTGGAGGTACTCTGATATGGGAGAGGCTCCAGGAAAAGGGTTCTGGGCTACCTTGTTTCCAGGGTATTTTGTAATGAAAGGACTTTCATCTCTTGCAGTAAGACAGATGCAGATGGCACTGCATGCTGACTTGGTCACTACACCACTCCCACAATCACTTACTATGGCTTGGTGATGATGGCCATGCTTGCACAGGGTGGAGGGATGGCAGTGATGATAAAGCTTGCTGGTTTTTTGTTAGGAAAGCAGCCAAGGCTCCAATGCAAATTTGATTCTCCTTTTAGGAGAAGATTCAGCCTACATAAATCACTTAAGTCCTTGGGAATTAATGTATATCTGCTCCCCTTTAAAAGTAGAATAGTTTTTTGCTCCCAGATTTCTGGGCAGGAACTTCTCTCATACTCAGCTTTCCTCTGTGTTGTTAGAGGCCTCTTTAACTATCTGTTGAGTATCCAAACCATTATCATGGTACCAGGGCAACCTCACTTAAGCCTTCACATAGTTACGCCAGTTCTATGAATAATGGGAAGTTTCTCTGAATAATGGGAAAGTGGAAACATATTTCACAAATAGTAACCACTTTTAAAGTATTTGTAGAATGCTTATAAGACAgtgtttaggaaaaaagaaagaacttgtaTAGAATAATTAAAAACTTGTTGAATGAGCATAgatgaatataaaatgttatgATCATCATTGccatgaaaaattaaatacaaagtgTTAAAGCATTACGGATACAAAAAGACATAGAGGTTAAGAAGGTGTAAATTTATGGTTAGGTGGAACAGtgtataaaaaagataaatgaggtAGACATGTGTCTTATTCTAAAAGAACACCATATAGGCCATCAGAAAACCTATAGTTCTGGTTTTGAATCTGCCTCTAACTTGCCACATGCCCTCTgataaatcacttaacctctctaggcTTCAGAGAGAAGAGAGTTTAACATTAGAAGCTCAGTTATTTCCAAGGCCCCTTCAGCCTCTCTGATGTAAAAAACAGGAGTTCTCTGGCCTGACCACCTTAACAAACTCTTCCTTGGTCTCTCCACAGTGCTGCTGCCAAGACCTGAACCACAGTTCTCTGGTAGATGAGGGCATCCAGTTGCAAGTCTCCCACCAGCTCTGTAACAAGAGTCTGAGGCATTTCGTGTCAGTCATTGTAGCTTTGGAGAAGCTGAAGAAGCCCTGCCCACAGGTCCTCCAGGAGGATGACCTGAAGAGCATCTTTTGCTACATCTTTGAAGAAGGTATTTACTGTGTATGCTTGGATGTTCTCCAATAATTTCTGCTGCCTTCTATCATCTGGCCTGctcttctgattttcttcctCAACATGTGTGCTCCACATTTCAGAACCTATCATCTGCAAAACAGATGCGGATAATTTTATGAGTGATGCAGCCATGCAATCGGTGGACTGCAAGTTACAGGACATAAGCCACAAATACCTGGTGCTGTCTAACTCATATGAGCTTCGGGCTCTCCACCTCAATGGGGAAAATGTGAACAAACAAGGTAACGGGGGACATCTTGACTCCTTTCTTGGCTCCCTGGCTGCTTGCTAATTCTCCACATTTTTAACAAAGTAGAACAATAAGGCGAATTATGGACATaactaaaaaaacataaaataatgaatatataaacttTTCATTTGGGTCCCAGCAATGACACCAGATTGACCAGAACACCCTTAGTGTGTTCATTTCTCAGCAAGAGATGGGATTCTGAGAAATTAGAATGCTCAAGCACATCCTGGACCATTGTCTAGCCAAGTCTTTGAATGATAGTGCAATGTCAATCCTTCCATTAGAAAGGGGTCATTTGATGGACATGACCTAACTGCCTGTGGGTCCCTTTTTCCTGCTGTTGAGGTTAAAACTAGAATGGTGAAGAGATAATGTGTCCATCCTCATTCCAACCCTGTCCCCTTAACCCTAACATCCTTTCCGCCCAATACCAGATGGTTCCTTGTAGGGAAATTTTACTGACAAGTAGGAgcttatttctctattttaactAGCAAATGTCTCAAGTCTAGAGAGCCCATTAGTTGTGGAAATCTGCCTGGCACCTTGCCACTGTGGCTGAAACCTGCATGCAGGAGTGCAGCCAAGGGAGTAGATGAAGGGAGCAGCCTGTTCTCTTCCAAGGCTGCTGACCTTGGAGAAAGGCATCTCAGTCAGGCCAGGACAAAACTGTTTCTTTAGAACTGGGTTGTGAGCATGACCTCAAGGCCCCCAGATGAGATGGCTGTGACTAAGGAagataaaatgagtctctttggAGCCCTTTTACCCAGCTAAGCCTCCCCTCTCCAAAGTTCTTCCCACTTGTTGTTCCATGTTCCTGAAACAGATTTATCCCTGATATCTTTCAGGAACCCTGATCTACCTCTTTTCTTGCCTTTCACATTGATCAAATTGTTTTGCTCATGTGGTTGGGCACACCACTGACCAGTCATGAAATGGCTTCcttccttcagtttttaaaacttagaCTCCCTAATTCTTCATTGCCATATGATGAGGCTTTAAGAAACCCCCAGacattctttggagaaaagaatCAACCAACTAACCCTGCTATTGCCTATGAGAAGCCAAGTTATCCTATCTGTTAGGCCATGGGGACCTCAGTGTGGGCTCTCACAGAAGATGTTAATTGTATGAGTCCTGGGTTTGGGGTCTAGTAGCTGGGCTAACCCTGCACTGCTATGTGTTCCTGACCACAAGGCCCCCTTCTTTTCCCTAGTGGTGTTCCACATGAGCTTTGTGCACGGGGATGAAAGTAATAACAAGATACCTGTGGTCTTGGGCATCAAACAAAAGAATCTGTACCTGTCCTGTGTGATGAAGGATGGAAAGCCCACCCTACAGCTAGAGGTGAGTGAGTACAAGTGGCTAAAGGCTTCCCAGGCTCCTCTCAAACAACCTTAGCCCTCACTTACTTCCAAGACTACCACTTTTCCCCCCAGGAAATCTGGGAGATCTACTTGATAATTCTGCATAAATGTCAACAAATTTAATATAATTGTTAAATGTATGCAACTTCCACCTCCACCACagaaaattaagtcatttttctGATATTATGTCCTGGCATTGTTACCACCTAACAGATTATACAATGTTAGGGTTAGAAGGATTATAACATTGTTGGAGTTACTCCATTTGATAAATGACACCTTGGGAAATTAATCAATTCAAGGGAGCTATCACTTGTCATCTCCTCCACTCCCAAAATCACCTTCCCCTCTCCTGACAACCAGCTATCCCAGCAAAAGTTTCATGTCTAGTCATTGTGAAGTCATTCTAGCCAGGGCCATATGGAAAAATACAGCAAAAGTCGCTGGAAAGCTAGCTACTCTTAGAAATTTTAATCTAATTctcactttttaataaaattcccACCTATATTTTGCTCCCTATCATTTGATACTAAGTTTCAGAAAAGAGTAAGAGCTCTTTCAATCACTACACAGAAAATTGGGGCCACAAAGATAAATCGGGAGTCTGGATCCTGGTCCTATgattcctcagtttcctctctagCTGAACCAGAAAATAACCTCACCAGAGTGTCTTTGTCCCTTCCCTgataaaaattgttatttctgttttgttgcaGAAGGTAGACCCCAAAGTCTACCCAAAGAGGAAGATGGAAAAGCGATTTGTCTTCAACAAGATAGAAATCAAGAACACAGTGGAATTTGAGTCTTCTCAGTACCCTAACTGGTACATCAGCACCTCTCAAGTCGAAGGAATGCCTGTCTTCCTAGGAAATACCAGAGGTGGCCAGGATATAACTGACTTCACCATGGAATTCTCTTCCTAGAGACCTGTACCCAGAGAGTCCACAAGTGCTGGGTAACCCTTAGGGCTGATGGAAAGGGAGTAGAAGGGTTTTAAATGTGGCCTCAGGCTGAATTTCACTATTATCTAATAAGTGCACAGCTGCCTTCCCTAAATCACTGCTAAGATTTCTTGTCCACCAGCCAAGCGGAATAGCCCCCTTCCCAGGGCCAATCCCTCTGCTGAGTCAGGTCTCTTTATCTCTTCTACTCATCTGAAGCTAGCCTGGCAGAAGTCATTATACATCAGGTTCCAAGAAACCCTCCTTTGTGCCCAGCTTCTGATGAACAACCAttgaactatttatttatttatttatttattggtgggTTAATCTATTTAGTTTAAGTCAAGAGGGGCAAGAAGCATCAGTGTCCATGAAAAAGCCCACTTGTCATAGCTCTGAAGTGAATTTAATTTCCACTGGTGTGCCATCTTTATATCAAGTCCTTTTGCCAAGGCTGAAAAAATGTATAAGCTCAGATTGTTTAAATAGGAATATTTATGAATGATTATGTATGATCACACTGCTTCCATGATTCTGAAATAAATTTcactgaaaaacaatttttttctgtgtggtAATTCATCGCCTTTTCTTGAATCTCACACAGAAGAGTCAAGATAAATGGGGCCATAAGAGGTCTTCTTGAGACACAAGAAGTCCACTCCTCATCACTGAGCATGGCAAAATACCTAGGAACATCACTAACCAGCAAAGACAAGCCTCCTTATCCCTCCCCTTCACTTCTGTTTCTCAACAAAAGGATATTTGGTATACaagtttcatttgaaaaattagaTCAGCTGAAGTAAAGAAGGAAATGTTGGTGGTAATCACCACCAAcaatttctttactcatttattcaacaaacatttattaagtaaatattatGTACTAGGAGCTAGAAGGTACAGAAACAAGACAGGTAAGGCATTCCTAGTTAGATAGGAAAGGCAGATAAATACAAGCAAAAATAAGGCAATGTGGCAAATAGAGGTAAGACAAAGTATGAAAGGAATAGCCGGGAGGAATGACAACATCTATTGTGAAGGACAGAGGGTCAAGGAGAACAACATATGAGTCAGGCCTAAAAGAATGAGCAGGAGTTCCTCATATAGATAAGAAGGGAAACGTTATTCTT
Encoded proteins:
- the IL1B gene encoding interleukin-1 beta, coding for MAAVPELTSEMMAYSSNNENDLFFEADGPGNVKCCCQDLNHSSLVDEGIQLQVSHQLCNKSLRHFVSVIVALEKLKKPCPQVLQEDDLKSIFCYIFEEEPIICKTDADNFMSDAAMQSVDCKLQDISHKYLVLSNSYELRALHLNGENVNKQVVFHMSFVHGDESNNKIPVVLGIKQKNLYLSCVMKDGKPTLQLEKVDPKVYPKRKMEKRFVFNKIEIKNTVEFESSQYPNWYISTSQVEGMPVFLGNTRGGQDITDFTMEFSS